Proteins from a single region of Trichoderma asperellum chromosome 3, complete sequence:
- a CDS encoding uncharacterized protein (BUSCO:EOG092D1CGS~EggNog:ENOG41~SECRETED:SignalP(1-22)): MKSASKLFYLSVFALLATSGSCSDSADTCPFSPNAIIDDGCVSYATLDRLNSKVKPAVDELVRTTDFFSYYRMNLFHKTCPFWSDEDGMCGNIACAVETLDNEEDIPEIWRASELGKLEGPLAKHPGKKMQKQNPERPLQGKLGEGVGESCVVEYDDECDDRDYCIPEDEGTTSNGDYINLLHNPERFTGYSGQSAKQVWDAIYLENCFKKSSFPKSADLGVSHAPSEPAALDFKHVLDSAGRQAQLEHQRQSYPDTPFVANTGYEVEDECLEKRVFYRVVSGMHASISTHLCWDYLNQSTGEWQPNLACYESRLHKFPDRISNLYFNYALVTRAIAKLGPYVLGPQYTFCAGDLLQDQDTRDKVAAVTKHAASVPQIFDEGVMFVNGEGPSLKEDFRNRFRNISRVMDCVGCDKCRLWGKIQTSGYGTALKVLFEFHEHQKPPSLKRTELVALFNTYARLSSSIAANGKFRAMIELRDKGSSEQPPTPEEIYQLIDEDDEDMNEFIRMRHLGPDDSLGDHVGNEIGRVMKAVKIVLKSWIRTPRMIWEILSDETSRIYRTWIGLPPRPRRYTFKLPVLDRDEL; encoded by the exons ATGAAGTCTGCAAGCAAGCTGTTTTATCTCTCAGTGTTTGCCCTCTTGGCTACGTCGGGATCATGTTCCGACTCTGCAGACACCTGTCCT TTTTCGCCAAACGCCATCATTGACGATGGATGTGTTTCGTATGCTACGCTCGATAGACTCAATTCAAAGGTGAAGCCTGCAGTCGATGAACTCGTGCGCACGACCGATTTCTTTTCGTATTACCGCATGAACCTATTTCACAAGACATGTCCGTTCTGgagcgacgaagatggcatGTGCGGTAACATTGCATGCGCCGTCGAGACGCTAGATAACGAAGAAGACATCCCCGAGATTTGGAGAGCTAGCGAACTGGGCAAGCTGGAAGGCCCTCTAGCGAAGCATCCGGGCAAGAAGATGCAGAAACAGAATCCGGAGCGACCGCTACAAGGGAAGCTGGGTGAAGGCGTTGGAGAGAGCTGTGTGGTGGAATATGACGATGAATGCGACGACAGAGACTACTGCATTCCCGAAGACGAAGGCACGACATCCAATGGAGACTACATCAACTTGCTACACAACCCAGAGCGGTTTACCGGATATAGTGGCCAAAGTGCCAAGCAGGTCTGGGACGCCATCTACTTGGAAAACTGCTTCAAGAAGAGCTCATTCCCCAAATCTGCCGACCTGGGAGTTTCGCATGCGCCATCGGAGCCTGCCGCCTTGGATTTCAAGCACGTCTTAGACTCTGCTGGGCGCCAGGCCCAGCTTGAGCACCAGCGACAGAGTTACCCGGATACTCCTTTTGTTGCCAATACTGGCTACGAGGTCGAAGATGAATGCCTGGAAAAGCGAGTCTTCTATCGAGTTGTCTCGGGAATGCATGCCAGTATTAGCACGCATCTGTGCTGGGATTATTTGAACCAAAGCACTGGAGAGTGGCAGCCAAACCTGGCTTGCTACGAGAGCCGACTGCACAAATTCCCAGATCGTATCAGCAACTTGTACTTTAACTACGCACTCGTTACTCGCGCCATTGCGAAGCTGGGCCCTTACGTCCTTGGGCCGCAGTACACGTTTTGCGCAGGAGATTTATTGCAGGATCAGGACACACGAGACAaggttgctgctgttacCAAGCACGCGGCCAGTGTTCCTCAAATATTTGACGAAGGCGTCATGTTTGTGAATGGCGAAGGCCCATCTCTGAAAGAAGATTTCCGCAATCGTTTCCGCAACATCAGTCGAGTCATGGACTGTGTCGGCTGCGACAAGTGCCGTCTCTGGGGCAAGATCCAAACGAGCGGCTACGGAACTGCCTTGAAGGTGCTCTTCGAATTCCACGAGCATCAGAAACCCCCGTCGTTGAAGAGGACTGAGCTAGTAGCGCTATTCAACACCTATGCCAGACTCAGCTCATCGATcgcagccaatggcaaatTCAGAGCCATGATCGAATTGCGCGATAAGGGATCTAGCGAGCAACCACCCACACCTGAAGAAATCTATCAGCTTattgacgaggatgacgaagatatGAATGAATTCATTCGGATGCGCCATCTTGGACCTGACGATTCGCTGGGTGACCATGTCGGAAATGAGATTGGTCGTGTCATGAAGGCAGTGAAGATTGTTTTGAAGAGCTGGATTCGAACGCCCAGGATGAT CTGGGAAATTCTGTCGGATGAGACATCGAGAATCTATCGTACTTGGATCGGTCTGCCTCCTCGACCGAGGCGCTATACTTTCAAATTGCCGGTTTTAGACAGAGACGAACTTTGA
- a CDS encoding uncharacterized protein (EggNog:ENOG41): MTLSTVLPPRPSRRLDGKVAIVTGAGSLGDGLGNGRAISILLAEDGATVLCADRDLATAERTVEMIVQEGGKAASVYADVSSEGDCEKLVKAAEEKFGRLDILVNNVGIMGAEGTAVEADAEEWDKGLRINVTGMMLMAKYAIPLMLKNQPGDGGIRGNIVNMASIAGLQGGTAHLFYPTSKGAIVNMTRAMAYNHGHEGIRANCVCPGFLYTPMVAGDGMPDEVRDQRRRQGLLKTEGNAWDCAAAVRFLASDEARWITGTAMTVDAGVTCSYSMP; this comes from the coding sequence ATGACTCTATCTACCGTGCTCCCACCACGGCCCTCACGACGACTTGATGGGAAagtcgccatcgtcaccgGCGCAGGCAGCCTGGGTGACGGCCTCGGCAACGGGCGTGCCATATCTATTCTTCTTGCTGAAGATGGTGCCACAGTGCTCTGTGCTGATCGAGACTTGGCAACAGCAGAGCGCACAGTGGAGATGATTGTCCAGGAAGGAGGTAAAGCAGCCTCAGTATACGCGGACGTGAGCTCAGAAGGAGACTGTGAAAAGCTAGTGAAAGCCGCAGAAGAGAAATTTGGGCGATTGGATATTCTCGTTAACAATGTGGGCATTATGGGTGCCGAGGGGACGGCCGTGGAGGCAGATGCTGAGGAGTGGGATAAAGGGCTGAGAATCAACGTGACGGGGATGATGCTCATGGCCAAGTATGCGATTCCGCTGATGCTGAAGAACCAGCCTGGCGATGGTGGCATACGAGGAAACATCGTCAACATGGCATCCATAGCGGGCTTGCAGGGGGGCACAGCACATCTGTTCTATCCAACTAGCAAGGGGGCAATTGTGAACATGACGAGAGCGATGGCGTATAACCACGGGCATGAAGGCATACGAGCCAATTGCGTGTGTCCAGGATTCCTCTACACCCCCATGGTTGCGGGCGACGGTATGCCGGACGAGGTGCGTGACCAGCGTCGCAGGCAAGGCTTGTTGAAGACGGAGGGAAATGCCTGGGACTGCGCTGCTGCGGTGAGGTTCTTGGCGAGCGATGAGGCGAGATGGATTACGGGGACGGCGATGACGGTGGATGCAGGGGTGACATGTTCGTACTCTATGCCATGA
- a CDS encoding uncharacterized protein (SECRETED:SignalP(1-26)), translating into MARSLRRGLLTAAAVWAASAVAGNEGDHSHDNDNKWLASTVTVTSTAYVDLRDYEHMCRQGKYACGPTPTPFPEQKNCVECEKGKGKDSGSWNKETGAGNTEPESPNKESGTWNKDSGSEDKDAGTSDHTWGNWHTDPTDVYHGLWGGCSTEHHCPAECSCSSKSICETSKGPECKDSTECKPGEMCNSNGVCQPIPGPRCQDKACEVDNGGKCGTNKDCDHGEICNQRGYCQKVVFPDCEKNSDCKWGQICTNWGICKTVDVPVCQDDKGCNEGHLCNSQRICQKAECPKCKADHECNDGEGCNDGSCKPKESNSCKDDTHCKDGDICDSEGRCRRGEHFRCKVDSECKLAEACDIHGKCQSRPAGPLCGSDGQCNDDEFCNAFGHCEAKPFEECFNDSQCLPGTVCSSSKCISRVSCNTAGDCGGAGNICVNNICVTEGECHYNFECPEGHHCKSGKCEKKKHFTGAVGTDGTDRTDRTDASCSNGFQWSYFKLNRAARDTVTTPGTIPFRNTDILTVQNWPILHFQPDVALVGQEARYSGWTQTLGIQNTCPPEDAIVYGTDTGTGIDYSIVHHIGYFRPKEAGTYTFQVDGGLKQTVYLWLGDQALAGWKNINTNLIADGSWTVSFNTWLKVVSEIEVGTYIPIRILYVNAQDCGEFGMTVLDPNNAVLVARDKRTNDGQFLSNCGGWSEIPSISFDPTFTGDLGWGGDGFDQDADGNFRGFGPNHNRTLLNVTLGGNNLPNDILGGDNLLNDTLGGLDLFNATLSGLDLLNATLGGLDLLNTTLGGLDLFNSTIGGDNLLNATLGGDNGLGVNLNSSGLGVNLDGNNAVNDFLGGDNLLNATLGGDNGLGVNLNSSGLGLNLGGLNFSTPLKA; encoded by the coding sequence ATGGCGCGGTCTCTTCGCCGCGGCCTCCTGACGGCGGCTGCTGTTTGGGCGGCATCGGCGGTGGCCGGCAATGAAGGGGATCATAGTCACGACAACGACAATAAGTGGCTGGCCTCGACTGTCACCGTCACAAGCACTGCCTACGTCGACCTGAGGGACTATGAGCACATGTGTCGCCAAGGCAAATACGCCTGTGGCCCCACTCCTACACCCTTCCCTGAACAGAAGAATTGCGTTGAATGCGAGAAGGGTAAGGGGAAGGACTCTGGTAGTTGGAACAAAGAGACGGGGGCTGGGAATACGGAACCTGAGAGCCCGAATAAGGAGTCAGGCACCTGGAACAAGGACTCTGGGAGCGAGGACAAGGACGCCGGCACCTCAGATCACACTTGGGGAAACTGGCACACGGATCCCACAGATGTGTATCATGGCCTCTGGGGGGGATGTAGCACTGAGCACCACTGCCCCGCCGagtgcagctgcagctccaaATCCATCTGTGAAACCAGCAAAGGCCCTGAGTGCAAAGACAGCACTGAGTGCAAGCCCGGCGAAATGTGCAACTCCAACGGCGTCTGTCAACCCATACCAGGTCCTCGATGTCAAGACAAAGCCTGTGAGGTTGACAATGGAGGAAAGTGTGGTACAAACAAGGATTGCGATCACGGCGAAATTTGCAATCAGCGCGGTTACTGTCAAAAGGTTGTTTTCCCCGACTGCGAGAAGAACTCGGACTGCAAATGGGGCCAAATCTGCACCAATTGGGGAATTTGTAAGACAGTCGACGTCCCCGTTTGCCAAGACGATAAAGGTTGTAACGAGGGCCACCTTTGCAACTCCCAGAGAATCTGCCAGAAGGCTGAGTGTCCCAAGTGCAAAGCCGATCACGAATGCAATGACGGCGAAGGCTGTAATGACGGTTCCTGCAAGCCCAAGGAGAGCAATAGCTGCAAAGACGATACGCATTGCAAAGATGGCGATATCTGTGACTCGGAAGGCAGGTGTCGTCGCGGTGAGCATTTCCGATGCAAGGTCGATTCGGAGTGCAAGTTGGCCGAGGCCTGTGATATTCACGGAAAGTGCCAGAGTCGCCCAGCCGGACCCCTTTGTGGCTCTGACGGCCAGTGCAATGACGATGAGTTCTGCAATGCCTTTGGTCACTGCGAGGCGAAGCCTTTTGAGGAGTGTTTCAATGATTCCCAATGTCTTCCCGGAACTGtttgctccagcagcaagtGCATCTCCAGGGTTTCCTGCAACACTGCGGGTGATTGCGGTGGTGCAGGAAATATCTGTGTGAACAACATTTGCGTGACGGAGGGTGAATGCCACTATAACTTTGAGTGCCCTGAAGGACACCACTGCAAGTCAGGCAaatgcgagaagaagaagcatttcACAGGGGCGGTCGGCACAGACGGTACAGACCGAACAGACCGTACAGACGCCAGCTGTTCGAATGGTTTCCAATGGTCGTACTTCAAGTTGAATCGCGCGGCTAGGGACACTGTAACCACCCCGGGCACCATCCCGTTCCGCAACACAGATATTTTGACGGTCCAGAACTGGCCCATCCTTCACTTTCAACCAGATGTGGCTCTCGTTGGTCAAGAGGCCAGGTATTCTGGCTGGACCCAGACACTGGGTATTCAGAATACCTGCCCTCCTGAGGATGCCATTGTATATGGTACCGACACCGGAACTGGAATCGACTACAGCATCGTCCACCACATCGGTTATTTCCGTCCCAAGGAGGCCGGTACCTACACGTTCCAGGTTGATGGTGGACTGAAGCAGACCGTGTATCTCTGGCTTGGCGATCAGGCTCTAGCCGGCTGGAAGAACATCAATACCAACCTGATCGCCGATGGCAGCTGGACTGTTAGTTTCAATACTTGGTTGAAGGTTGTCTCCGAAATCGAAGTTGGCACGTACATCCCCATCCGCATCCTGTATGTCAATGCTCAGGATTGCGGTGAGTTTGGAATGACTGTCCTTGATCCCAACAACGCAGTCCTCGTCGCCAGGGATAAGAGGACGAACGATGGCCAATTCTTGAGCAACTGCGGTGGCTGGTCTGAAATTCCGTCAATTAGCTTCGATCCCACCTTCACCGGCGATTTAGGTTGGGGTGGCGATGGCTTTGATCAAGATGCCGATGGGAACTTCCGTGGGTTCGGTCCAAACCACAACAGAACCCTTCTCAACGTGACCCTCGGTGGCAATAACCTCCCCAATGATATCCTTGGTGGTGATAACCTGCTCAATGACACCCTTGGTGGTCTTGACCTCTTCAATGCAACCCTTAGTGGTCTTGATCTCCTCAATGCCACCCTTGGTGGACTTGATCTCCTCAATACTACCCTTGGTGGACTTGATCTATTTAATTCTACCATTGGTGGTGATAACCTCCTCAATGCTACCCTGGGTGGTGATAATGGTCTTGGTGTCAACCTCAATAGCAGCGGCCTGGGTGTAAACCTCGATGGCAATAACGCCGTCAATGATTTCCTTGGTGGTGATAACCTCCTCAATGCCACCCTTGGTGGTGATAACGGTCTTGGTGTCAACCTCAACAGCAGTGGCCTTGGTCTGAACCTTGGTGGCCTTAATTTCTCCACCCCCCTCAAAGCTTGA